A window of Flavobacterium pisciphilum contains these coding sequences:
- a CDS encoding efflux RND transporter periplasmic adaptor subunit: MSKIFNQKNQYRNLVVTLIATTAFTACGGKTETNEKQNYSLQNDTIVVAPTSTIASKLKIGMATNEPYQSELITAGTVKAIPNFYAEIAPPFAGRVTKVYLKLGMKTQAGTPLFEMVSPDFIDAQKSFFQAKSAYQVAKLSLKRQQDLKHNGVGSQKDLEEAESNFEVNEKEYQNAVASLKIFGVNVHTLVFGQPLVITSPIAGEVIKNDVVMGQYIKEDDSPKAIITDLKKVWIAGQVKEKDIRFIHQLDGAEIQLASYPDKKIIGKIYHVDEIVDEATRSVQVLIECANEDHTLKPGMYVTVKFIDSPENTLFVPAKAVLQYNDKSFVLVQLEKGKYIRRYVETGITNKGKIAILAGLKPNEAIVSEGAFYLLEAK, translated from the coding sequence ATGTCAAAAATCTTCAATCAAAAAAATCAATACCGAAACCTTGTGGTGACTCTAATTGCTACAACTGCTTTTACAGCTTGTGGCGGTAAAACTGAAACAAATGAAAAGCAAAACTATTCATTGCAAAATGATACGATTGTTGTTGCCCCAACCTCAACAATTGCTTCAAAATTAAAAATCGGAATGGCTACTAATGAGCCCTATCAATCTGAACTAATAACGGCTGGTACCGTGAAAGCTATTCCTAATTTTTATGCCGAGATAGCTCCGCCGTTTGCAGGTAGGGTTACTAAAGTATATTTAAAACTAGGAATGAAAACGCAGGCTGGCACACCCCTTTTTGAGATGGTCTCCCCCGATTTTATCGATGCTCAAAAAAGCTTCTTTCAAGCAAAATCAGCCTATCAAGTAGCTAAACTATCATTAAAACGTCAGCAGGACTTGAAACACAACGGCGTGGGTTCTCAAAAAGACCTAGAGGAAGCAGAAAGCAACTTTGAAGTCAACGAGAAGGAATACCAAAATGCAGTTGCAAGCTTAAAAATATTTGGAGTAAATGTACATACGCTTGTCTTTGGTCAGCCGCTTGTAATCACCTCGCCTATTGCAGGAGAAGTAATTAAAAATGATGTTGTAATGGGACAGTATATCAAAGAAGATGATTCGCCTAAAGCCATAATTACAGATTTAAAAAAGGTTTGGATTGCAGGTCAGGTTAAAGAAAAAGATATCCGCTTTATACATCAATTAGATGGTGCCGAAATTCAGCTCGCCTCCTATCCGGACAAAAAAATTATTGGAAAAATTTACCATGTAGATGAAATTGTAGATGAAGCCACTCGAAGTGTACAAGTACTAATCGAATGTGCCAATGAAGATCATACCCTTAAACCAGGAATGTATGTAACAGTGAAGTTTATAGATTCCCCTGAAAATACTTTGTTTGTTCCCGCTAAAGCTGTTTTACAATATAACGACAAAAGTTTTGTGCTTGTGCAATTGGAAAAAGGAAAGTATATCCGCCGCTACGTAGAAACTGGAATCACTAACAAAGGAAAAATTGCCATTCTTGCTGGTCTAAAACCAAATGAAGCTATCGTAAGCGAAGGTGCTTTTTATCTTCTGGAAGCGAAATAG
- the mgtA gene encoding magnesium-translocating P-type ATPase, translating into MSVKDKIKHPFYSITNSNGMNEGTTTKLRNASRNDHNFIYAMLESSEIGLTKLTSDERLKKFGLNEVQHDKAPSWLSQLIKAFINPFIFILLVIAIISFVVDIWMAAPGEADYKTVIMVTGMVLFSALLRFFQEYRSNKAAEKLKSMVKTTATVLRKFIGKREIAMTDLVPGDILFLSAGDMIPADCRIMQCKDLFVSESMLTGEALPVEKNSLPIRDADTKQPIELNNLCFMGTNVVSGTAKAVVVVTGNLTYFGSISKTILGNRPETAFDIGINKVSYLLIRFMLVMVPIIFLINGFLKGDWMQALLFAIAVAVGLTPEMLPMIVTANLAKGAMNMSKHKVIVKRLNAIQNIGAMDILCTDKTGTLTLDKIVLEKHLNVLGDEDDEVLKWAYLNSFHQTGLKNILDKAVLEHVELHDYLKVEEYFMKVDEIPFDFERRRMSVILKMRNGNHLLICKGAVEEILDLCSHSFDPGEDKELHLENDKIIPMDEKMRNKILQTSKKMNEEGLRVLLVAIREFDGKHPLTYSIDDEKQLTLTGFIGFLDPAKPSTQPSIAALQELGVTLKVLTGDNEIVTKKICHDVGIPVKNIVLGTELESMTDEELALKIDDVSIFAKLSPLQKVRVVKALRVKGHTVGFMGDGINDAAALKEADVGISVDTAVDIAKESADIILLEKDLMVLRKGVIYGRRTFGNIIKYIKMTASSNFGNMFSMLGASAFLPFLPMLPVQLLTQNLLYDISQTTIPWDKMDEDFLKEPKKWDASSIQRFMLFIGPISSIFDFATFALLFYYFKANSPELQSFFQTGWFIEGLLSQTLIIHMIRTKKIPFVQSWATAPVLALTTIIMLVGIAIPFSPLAPMLKMQPLPMSYFPWLFGILTCYCLLTQYVKTWFIKRFNQWL; encoded by the coding sequence ATGAGTGTAAAAGATAAAATAAAGCATCCTTTTTATTCCATAACCAATAGCAACGGTATGAATGAAGGAACTACGACTAAATTGCGTAATGCTTCTAGAAACGATCATAATTTTATTTACGCAATGTTAGAGAGTTCAGAAATTGGACTTACAAAACTAACTTCTGATGAACGACTCAAGAAATTCGGACTCAATGAAGTTCAACACGACAAAGCTCCTTCATGGTTAAGTCAGCTAATTAAAGCTTTTATAAATCCTTTTATTTTCATCCTGCTTGTTATCGCAATAATCTCATTTGTTGTTGATATCTGGATGGCTGCCCCGGGAGAAGCCGATTATAAGACTGTGATTATGGTTACAGGAATGGTTCTTTTTAGTGCCTTGCTCCGATTCTTTCAAGAATACAGAAGTAACAAAGCAGCAGAGAAATTGAAAAGTATGGTAAAAACGACTGCTACCGTATTAAGAAAATTTATTGGCAAAAGAGAAATAGCAATGACTGATCTGGTACCCGGAGATATTCTCTTTTTATCAGCAGGAGATATGATACCTGCAGATTGCCGTATCATGCAGTGCAAAGATTTATTTGTTAGTGAATCTATGCTTACTGGAGAAGCACTGCCTGTAGAAAAGAATTCTCTTCCAATACGTGATGCCGATACTAAACAGCCTATAGAACTGAATAATCTTTGCTTCATGGGTACAAATGTGGTTAGTGGTACTGCCAAAGCAGTAGTAGTGGTTACGGGAAACCTAACCTATTTTGGAAGCATCAGCAAAACCATATTAGGAAATAGACCTGAGACTGCTTTTGATATAGGCATAAACAAAGTAAGCTACTTGCTTATTCGATTTATGTTGGTAATGGTTCCTATAATCTTTTTGATAAATGGATTTCTAAAAGGAGACTGGATGCAAGCGCTTTTGTTTGCAATAGCTGTTGCCGTAGGATTAACTCCCGAAATGCTTCCTATGATTGTAACTGCCAATCTTGCTAAAGGAGCAATGAATATGAGCAAACATAAAGTAATTGTAAAACGATTAAACGCCATTCAGAATATTGGCGCTATGGATATTCTTTGTACAGATAAAACAGGCACGCTAACCTTAGATAAAATAGTTTTAGAGAAACATTTGAATGTTCTTGGCGACGAAGATGATGAGGTTCTTAAATGGGCTTACCTCAATAGTTTTCATCAAACTGGGCTAAAAAACATACTCGACAAAGCGGTTCTGGAACATGTTGAGCTTCATGATTATTTAAAGGTTGAAGAATACTTTATGAAAGTAGACGAGATTCCTTTTGATTTTGAGCGCAGACGTATGTCGGTTATACTTAAAATGCGAAACGGAAACCACTTGCTAATTTGCAAGGGCGCTGTTGAAGAAATTCTGGATTTGTGTTCTCATAGCTTCGACCCTGGGGAAGACAAAGAATTGCATCTTGAGAATGACAAAATAATACCGATGGATGAGAAAATGCGCAACAAAATTTTGCAGACCTCAAAAAAAATGAATGAAGAAGGATTGAGGGTCTTATTAGTAGCCATTCGGGAATTTGATGGAAAACACCCGTTAACCTATTCTATTGATGATGAAAAACAACTTACACTAACGGGTTTTATTGGTTTTCTTGATCCTGCAAAACCATCAACACAACCAAGTATAGCAGCGCTTCAGGAATTAGGAGTAACCTTAAAAGTACTTACTGGTGATAATGAGATTGTTACTAAAAAAATATGCCATGATGTTGGCATTCCTGTAAAGAACATCGTATTAGGAACTGAACTAGAGTCTATGACTGATGAGGAACTGGCTCTTAAAATCGATGATGTTTCCATTTTTGCAAAACTGAGTCCATTACAAAAAGTAAGAGTCGTAAAAGCACTAAGGGTCAAAGGTCATACCGTAGGCTTTATGGGTGATGGTATTAATGATGCGGCGGCTCTTAAAGAAGCAGATGTAGGTATTAGTGTAGATACAGCCGTAGACATTGCCAAAGAAAGTGCTGATATCATTCTGCTAGAAAAAGATTTAATGGTGCTTCGTAAGGGTGTTATCTATGGACGAAGAACTTTTGGTAACATCATTAAATATATAAAAATGACAGCCAGCAGCAACTTCGGGAATATGTTTAGCATGCTTGGAGCAAGCGCTTTCCTGCCCTTTTTGCCAATGCTTCCTGTTCAGTTATTAACTCAAAACTTATTATACGATATCTCTCAAACCACAATCCCTTGGGATAAAATGGATGAAGACTTCTTAAAAGAACCAAAAAAATGGGATGCATCTAGCATACAGCGATTTATGCTTTTTATAGGTCCTATCAGTTCCATTTTTGACTTTGCAACATTTGCTTTGCTGTTTTACTATTTCAAAGCAAATAGCCCTGAGCTGCAATCGTTCTTTCAAACCGGTTGGTTTATAGAAGGTTTACTATCTCAAACATTAATTATACACATGATACGTACCAAAAAAATTCCATTCGTACAAAGTTGGGCTACAGCTCCTGTATTGGCATTAACAACAATAATAATGCTTGTAGGTATCGCAATTCCGTTTTCGCCATTGGCGCCAATGCTAAAGATGCAACCGCTTCCTATGAGTTATTTCCCTTGGTTATTTGGAATACTCACTTGTTATTGCTTGCTCACCCAATACGTTAAAACGTGGTTTATTAAAAGATTTAATCAATGGTTATAA